ACAAAGATAAACAACGTCCTATCATGCCTATGTACAAGGATTTTGGCCTTGTGCTTAGCGTTTTTGATAAGCCAAAGATTATTAACAAGATTTTGAAAGGGCGCTCGGCGATTGGACATAACAGGTATTCCACCTCGGGTTCTTCAAAGAACCCTGCAAACATTCAGCCGTTTAGAGTGCATTACCGGAGTGGCAACATTGCCATAGGGCACAATGGAAATCTCTCCAATGCAAAACAGATTCGTAGCCGCTTCAGAGATGAGGGAATCATTTTTCAGAGTACTTCTGATACAGAATTGATACTACACTTGATTGCTCAAAGTGAGTATGAGGATCAAATGGATCAAATAATGGACGCTCTTCAGCAAATTGAAGGCGCATACTGTTTAGTAATGCTTACCGACGATAAGTTGATTGCCGTTCGCGACCCTAATGGATTCAGGCCGCTCGCGCTTGGAAAAATTGACGGTAAATTCTGTGTAGCAAGTGAGACCTGTGCATTTGATATTAATAAAGCAGAATACATTCGAGATGTACAGCCTGGAGAGGTTATAGTAATAGACCGGGAAGCTACAGAAACAGGAGAGCCAAAATCCTATTTCATCGAGCCGGAGATAGGTACAACTACAAGTCAATGTATTTTCGAGTACGTGTATTTTTCAAGACCAGACAGTATGGTTTTTGGGGAAATGGTAGATAAAATCAGAAGAAACCTTGGTAAGGTATTAGCGCAGGAACACCCCATTAACGAAGTGGTAAAGAACAGCCCTTCGGGAAAGAAGCCGATTGTCATCTCCGTTCCTGATTCCAGTAATACTGCGGCACTTGGCTATGCCAGTGAAAATCAAAAGCTAGGGTTTGATTGTAAATATGATATTGGCTTAATCCGGAATCATTATGTGGGTAG
This genomic window from Balneola sp. contains:
- a CDS encoding amidophosphoribosyltransferase — encoded protein: MSDKPREYCGIFGVFDHPDAALLTYYGLHSLQHRGQESAGIVTSHYDKDKQRPIMPMYKDFGLVLSVFDKPKIINKILKGRSAIGHNRYSTSGSSKNPANIQPFRVHYRSGNIAIGHNGNLSNAKQIRSRFRDEGIIFQSTSDTELILHLIAQSEYEDQMDQIMDALQQIEGAYCLVMLTDDKLIAVRDPNGFRPLALGKIDGKFCVASETCAFDINKAEYIRDVQPGEVIVIDREATETGEPKSYFIEPEIGTTTSQCIFEYVYFSRPDSMVFGEMVDKIRRNLGKVLAQEHPINEVVKNSPSGKKPIVISVPDSSNTAALGYASENQKLGFDCKYDIGLIRNHYVGRTFISPGQKSREQKVRTKFNPVRGVIEGRSVIIVDDSIVRGTTSQLLVDMIRSCNPAEIHFIVSSPPIISPCYYGMDFPNPEELIANRFDRDIEKMAKEIGVDSLRYLSAKGLVNAVKSANPLSHDYCTACFTSKYPVPVNFGVEKEENELV